The Ruania halotolerans genome contains the following window.
CCCCGGCAAGGCCGGACTGTTCGCGCAAGCCACGGACCATGCGTTCGGTGAAGGACATCCGCCGTTCGAAGGTGGTGGTGGGCGGACCCACCATCGCGATCCGGCGGTGCCCCCGGGCCGCCAGGTGCCGGATCGCGAGCCTCCCGGCATTCTCGAAGTCGAAGTCAACGCAACTCAGGCCATGTGGATCATCCGGCAGACCGATCAGGATGGCCGGCATCTGGGCCCGGGACAGTGCCTCGACGCGCGGGTCCTCGGCCTGGATGCTCATCGTGATGATCGCGTCCGCCGTAGAGCCGGCCCAGACCCGTTCTGCCGCGCCCGGGTCATCGTCGGTGAGCAGGAGGACGTCGTAGCCCAGGGCGCGCGCCCTGGGCGCGATCCCGGCCACGAACTGCATGAGGACGTTGACGTCGATGTCCGGGCGCAACGTCTGTGTGCCGGGCAACAGGGGGAGCGGCACCATCAGGGCGAGCACATTCGTGCGAGCTGACGCCAGGGCACGGGCGCCAGCGTGTGGATGGTAGCCGAGTTCGGCGATGGCGGTCTGCACCTTCGTGCGGGTGGCAGCCGAAATGCTGCGCTTGCCGGAGAGGACGTAGGAGACGGTGGACGCGGCCACACCGGCGCGTTTGGCGACGTCTTCGATCGTGGCCATCGGTCTTCGTCCTCCTCGGTCCACCAGGGCGCCGCTTTGCGATCAGCGGGACGCCGCCCGTACAGTGCAGACCGTACAGTGTTGAAACGCTTCGACGATTGGTGTCGAAAGCGATCCGCTGTCCTCAGTTGGGGATGAGCACGGGAAGGCGACGATGAAGTTCACCGATGGCTATTGGCAGACGATGCCGGGCGTGGAGATTCTTCGCCCGAGGGCAATCGAGTCGGTGGTGAATAGTGGTGATCACCTGCTGGTGCATGCCTCCACCGCGCCCCTTCGCCACCGAGGGGACACGCTGAACCGCCCGATGATCACCATCCGGGTGGATGCACCGGCCGAGGGCGTGATCGGGGTTCGGATCGAGCACTTCACCGGTAGGCGCGAGCATGGCCCACGCTTCGCACTCGCCGGCACGGACGCGGGCCCGCAGGTGGATGTGCCGGCGAGCGGACCCGCCACGCTCACCTCGGGCGGCCTGACCGCTCGGGTCGCCACCGAAGGGCCTTGGTCGCTGGAACTGGTGCGCACGGACGGCACTGTGCTGACCACGGCGACCGATCGCGGCACCGCCTTCATCGCCACCCCGGAGGGGCCGTTCGTGCGCGAACAGCACGCACTGGGCATCGGTGAGCACCTGTACGGTCTCGGCGAGCGGTTCGGGCCGCTGGTCAAGAATGGTCAGAGCGTCGATATCTGGAACGCCGACGGCGGTACCGCGTCCGAGCAGGCCTACAAGAACGTTCCGTTCCACCTGTCCGATCGTGGCTACGGGGTTTTCGTCGACCACCCCGAGCGGGTCTCATACGAGATCGGCACCGAGGTGGCCTCACGCACCCAGTTCTCGGTGCCGGGGCAACGCCTGCAGTACTACGTGATCGATGGCCCGGATCCGAAGGATGTGTTGCGCCGCTACACCGCGCTCACCGGCCGGCCCGCACGGGTACCGACGTGGTCCTACGGCCTGTGGCTGTCGACCTCATTCACCACCGACTATGACGAGGCCACGGTGACCTCGTTCATCGACGGGATGGCCGAACGTGACCTGCCGCTGTCGGTGTTCCACTTCGACTGCTTCTGGATGCGCCAGTTCCACTGGAGTGACTTCGTCTGGGATCCGGCGACCTTCCCCGATCCGGAGGGCATGCTGGCCCGTCTGCACGAACGGGGCCTGAAGGTCTGTGTGTGGGTGAATCCGTACATCGCCCAGCGCTCCCACCTGTTCGCTGAAGCTGCCGAGCAGGGGTTCCTGGTCACCACGCCTGAGGGTGACGTGTGGCAGTGGGACATGTGGCAGGCAGGGATGGGGCTGGTGGACTTCACCAATCCGCAGGCATGGGAGTGGTTCCAGGACAAGTTGCGGGTGCTGCTGGGCCAGGGCGTGGATGCCTTCAAGACCGACTTCGGCGAGCGGATCCCGACCGACGTGGTCTGGCATGACGGCTCCGATCCGCAGCGGATGCACAACTACTACGCCCAGCTCTACAACCAGTGTGTGTTCGAGCTGCTCGAGGCCGAGCGCGGTGAGGGTGATGCGGTGCTGTTCGCCCGGTCAGCGACGGCCGGTGGGCAGCAGTTCCCCGTGCACTGGGGTGGTGACTGTGAGTCCACATTCACGGCCATGGCCGAGTCGCTGCGGGGCGGACTGTCGCTGGCAGCTTCCGGGTTTGGGTTCTGGAGTCACGACATCGGCGGTTTCGAAGGGACGCCCGAGGCGGCGGTGTTCAAACGGTGGGTAGCATTCGGGCTGCTTTCCTCGCACAGCCGGTTGCACGGGTCGAGTTCGTATCGCGTGCCGTGGGCGTTCGATGAGGAGGCGGTGGCGGTGACCCGTCACTTCACCCACCTCAAGCACCGGCTGATGCCCTACCTCGCGCGTGCCGGTCAGATCGCCTCCACCGAGGGGATACCGGTGATGCGGCCGATGGTGGTGGACTTCCCGGACGATCGATCCGTCACGGCAGCCGACACCCAGTACATGCTCGGTGGCGACTTGCTGGTAGCGCCGGTGTTCGACGAACGGCAGGTGGAGTACTACCTCCCGGAGGGCACCTGGACGCAAGTACCTTCCGGTGAGCGGGTGACCGGTGGCCGATGGGTGCGCGAGACGCACGGTTTCGACTCGGTGCCGTTACTGGCCCGCCCGGGCAGTGTGATCGCGTTCGGGGCTCGTACGGACCGGCCTGACTACCCCTATGCCGACGGTGTGGAGCTGCATGCGTTCGATCTCACCGAGGGCGCCGAGGTGGTGGTGCAGGTCCCCACGCCCGACGGCGGAGCGTGCGCTGCCGAGTTCACCGTGCGCCGCCTGGCCGGTCACCTCGAGGCCACCCTGGTGCGGGGCGCCGCGCACGACTGGGCACTGGTGCACCGGGGCGAGCGGCACCGAGCCGACGGGCCCGTCCTGACCGTGCCGATCGCCGACTGATTCGGCCAACCGCTGACTCACTGTCCGGATCACGGACTGACCCGCCGATGCGAAGGAAGCTCACGATGACTGCCTTTCCACCCGACTTCGTCTGGGGCTCGGCCACCGCCGCCTACCAGGTCGAAGGTGCCGCCACCGAAGGTGGCCGCGGCCCGTCCATCTGGGATGTCTTCTCCCACACTGCCGGGACCACGTTGAACGGCCACACCGGGGATGTGGCGATCGATCACTACCACCGCATGCGAGACGACGTGGCGCTGATGACGCAGCTCGGTCTGCAGGCGTATCGCTTCTCGATCTCCTGGCCCCGGGTCCAGCCCGGCGGGCGCGGAGAGCCGAATGCCGAGGGCCTGGCCTTCTACTCCGGCCTCGTCGATGCCCTGCTCGAGGCGGGTATCACTCCGGTGGTCACGCTCTACCACTGGGACCTACCCGCCGAACTACAGGAAGACGGTGGCTGGACGAACCGGGAGACGGCCTCCGCCTTTGCCGACTACGCCCGCATTGTCGCGCGAGCGCTCGGTGATCGGGTGGCGGTCTGGACCACGCTGAACGAGCCCTGGTGTAGCGCCTTCCTCGGCTACGCCTCAGGTGTGCACGCCCCCGGGGTGACCGATCCGGTCTCCGCACTACGCGCCGCGCACCACCTGAACCTGGCACACGGCATGGCGGCGGCAGCGATCCGCGCCGAACTCGGGCCGGACACCACGATCGCGGTGTCCCTGAACACGCACGTCACCCGCCCGGCGGACGCGGCCCGCCCTGGCGACGTGGACGCTGTGCGGCGACTGGACGCCGTCGGCAATCGGATCTTCCTTGACCCGATGCTGCGCGGACATTACCCGGCCGACCTCCTCGACGATCTCGCGCACCTCACCGACTTCTCGTTCGTGCAGGAGGGCGATACGGCGCTGATCCATCAGCCGATCGACCTGCTCGGCGTGAACTATTACTGCACCGGCGAGGCGCGAGAGTTCCGCGGCGGTGCGCGGGCCACCTCCACCGCCCATGGCGACTCGGCGCACAGTCCGTGGGTGGGCGCCGATGACGTGGAGTTCCTCCCGATGTCCGGACCACAGACGGCGATGGGCTGGAACATCGACCCAGATGGCCTGGTGGAGCTGCTGCACCGGCTGCACGAGGACTATGGGGTGCCGCTCGTCGTCACCGAGAACGGTGCTGCCTTCGAGGATGTGGTGAGTCCGGGCGGGACCGTGCACGATGCGGACCGGATCGCGTATCTCCATGGCCACATCGAGGCCGTCGGGAAGGCTCGGGAGGCCGGGGTCGATGTCCGTGGCTACTTCGTCTGGTCACTCTTCGACAATTTCGAGTGGGCCTATGGGTACGAGCGCCGATTCGGGATCGTGCGGGTCGACTACGAGACGCAGCGGCGCACGCTGAAGGACTCGGCGCACTGGTATGCCCGACTCGTCGCGAGCGGGGAACTGCCGGTGCCGATGCGTCCGACGGTGTGAGCCAGGGTCCCCGCGGGTGATACTGGGACGATGGTTCGCCCGTCCCGGAAGCGTCGTTACGCCGAGCCCCACCCCGAACTCGACGTCGAGGCCGTGCTGCGCGGCCGCCCACGCGTGGAGTCCGGGCCCGGTGGTGGGCAGTGGAATGTGCGTGAGGTGGCCGGCTCGCCGGACAAGACCTACCGATGCCCGGGGTGTGAACAAGAGATCCCTCCGGGTGTGGGGCACGTGGTTGCGTGGGGTGAGGAGCACATCTTCGGCGCCGACGCTGCGCTGGCAGAGCGACGGCATTGGCATCGGAGCTGCTGGCGCGCCAGGCACCGGCGTGGGCCCCGCTGACCGAATATGCTGGGTGCGGGTCGTCGGGTGCGCTAGGCAGGGACGTCCCAGGTGTGCACGGGCTCGTTGGAGTGCATCCCGGCCAGGTAGTGCTGCAGCATCTGGGTGAGCGCGTCGGTGCGGCTGGCGCCGCGTTGCTCGAGGGCAGCAACGGTCTGGGTCTGCCACCACGCTCCGTTCCGGCGAAGTTTGCAGCGCGCCTCGATGATCGGCAAGTAGCGGTCGATCACGTGCTGGGAGACACCCCGCCGCGCCAGACCTTCGGCTGCCAGCGGTAGCAGGTGCCGCAACACCAACTCGTCCCAGGGCACCTCACCGTATCCGGGCCAGTACATCTGGGCCTCGACGCCATCGCGGGCGCCTGCGGTGAAGTTGTCATGAGCGGCTGCGAACGAGATGCGTGTCCAGGGTGGTCGCTCTTCGCGGGCGAGCATCTCCAGCGCGCCGTAGTAGAAGGCGGCGTTGGCGAGGACGTCCACCACAGTGGGGCCGGCGGGGAGCACGCGATTCTCCACCCGGAGATGGGCCTCGCCGTCCACCACGTCGTAGACCGGGCGGTTCCACCGGTAGACGGTGCCGTTGTGCAACCGCAGCTCCTGCAGGCGCGGCGTCCGCCCCGCCGCCAGCTCTGCCTCGGGATCCTCGTCGGTGCACTCGGGCAACAGCGCAGGGAAGTAGCGGACGTTCTCTTCGAACAAATCGAAGATGGAGGTGATCCATCCCTCGCCGAAGAAGACCGGAGGGCGAACACCCTGATTGCGCAGCTCGGGCGAACGCGTATCGGTAGCCTGCAGGAACAGCTCCGTGCGCGTCTCCGCCCAGAGCTGCTTGCCGAACAGGAACGGTGAATTGGCGCCGAGGGCGAGCTGCGGTCCGGCGAGCAGTTGGGCGGCGTTCCAGTGCGCGGCGAAGTCGCCGGGGGAGACCTGCAGGTGCAGTTGCACCGAGGTGCAGGCCGACTCCGGTGCGATCGTGCCGGTGGCCATCCGCAGCGGTTCCGGGCCCGAGATGTCCAGGTCGAGATTCTCGCGGCGAGCGGCGAAGACCGCTTCCTCCAGCGCTTGATAGCGGGGGTTGGCGCTCATCCAGTTGCCGGTCAGATGCTCTGGGCGCAGTGTCGGCAGAATCCCGATCATTGCGATCGAGGCGCCACGGCGTTGGGCGCGTTCGTCGGCGACGTCCAGATGCTGGCGCAACCGCCGCTCCAGATCGAGCATGGCGTCTCCCGGAAGCTCTGCGGGCGGGACGTTCAACTCGATGTTGTAGCGGGCCAGTTCAGTCTGGAACGCGGGGTCGGCGATCTCGGCGAGGACCTGCGCGTTCCGCATCGCCGGCTGATACTCGGCGTCGACCAGATTAAGTTCGATCTCCAACCCGCTGCGGGAGGGTGCATCGGCGAAGTGGTGCGTGCTGAGCATCCCTTCGAAGACGTCGAGGCAGCGCCGCACCTTCTCGCGATACCGCTGGCGTTCCTCGCGGGAGAACGTGTGCGTGGTGATCTCATCGCCCATCGCGAGCTCCTCTAGATCGGTGACCGCCATCCGGCGTCCTCACATCCCACCATCGAGGCGCCATACCCGCCACACGCTCTGACTCACCCACTGGAATCCACATCCACGAATCGAATCCACCTGCACCCCCGTGTGTGGTGGATTCGACTCGCGGAAGTGGATTCGATCCGTAGGCTGCGTAGGCACCGCACACCTCATCCGATGGAGGGATCGCTCATGCTGGCGGCAACCTGGTACGGACCGGAAGTGACCGAGCCGCTCGTGCTCCTGCACGGGTTCCCGTTCGACTCGCGCATGTGGGAGACCACCGTGGCCGCGATGCCCACGGCAGGGGTACTCACCATCGACGCACCAGGGTTCGGCGCTTCCCCAGCGATCGACGGCGGCCTGGAAGACTACGCGGATGCGGTCGCGCAGACGCTCGCCCATCGCGGCGTGCGCCGTGCCATCGTGGCCGGGCTATCGATGGGTGGCTACACAGCACTGGCGTTCGCCGAGCGGCACCCCGGCCGGCTGGCGGGTATCGGCCTGTTGGACACCAAAGCAGGCGCCGATCCGGAGCCGGCACGTGAGAACCGGCTCCGCGTGGCCGAGGCGGCCCTAGGGCCGGAAGGCCCGGCGGCGGTGGCGCCGATGATCGACGCCCTGATCGCCCCAGATGCCGCCGGCGAGGTGCGTGCCACTGTGACCCGATGGCTCGAGGAGGCACCGCCGTCGGGAATCGCGTGGGCGCAGCGCGCGATGGCGGCCCGGCCCGACCGGCTCTCCGCACTCGAGAATCTCCGGGTGCCCGCGCTCGTCCTGCGGGGAAGCGAGGACGCCCTGGCAAGTCGCGTCGACCACGAGACGATGGCCCGTGCGCTGGGAACGGACGTGGTGGAAGTCACTGGCGCGGGGCACATGAGCGCCATCGAGACACCCTCTTCGGTGGCCGATGCCTTGTCAGACCTCACGAATCGGTCCCGGAGCGCCGCCTGAGGTTGTCACCTGTGTCCGAGTTGTGACCGGACTATGTCAGGACAAACCTTGCGTTCATCCCGACATGTCGCCTACTCTCCGAGGTAAACGCTTCCCGTGCCAACGGCGTCGACCCCCGGTGGCTCCCGGCACACTCAACGATGAGAGGTACACCTCATGAATCCCATTCTTGGTCGTCGACAGGTCCTCGCCGGTGGGCTCGCCTCCGGTGCCGCTGTGGTCGGGCTTTCTGCCTGCAACTCCGGCGGAGGAGACGGTGGAGGCGGTAACGGCACCGACGTCGGAACGCTGCAGTTCTACCTCTCCGGAGATGCGAACCAGGGCGGCGGGTACGCCCACATGGCAGAGAAGTACACCGAGGAGACTGGTGTGCAGATCGAGATCGTCGACGTCGCCAACGACGACCTGCAGACGCGGTTGAGCAATGCTGCCCTCGCCAATGACCTCCCGGCGCTTGCCCGGATCGGTGCGGTGGACCCGCAGTGGAAGGACGCCACCCGCGACCTTGCCGAGATCGCCGAGGCCTCCGGCGCCCTGACCGACCTCTCCGTGGTGGACGAGAGCGGCAAGGTGCTATCCCTACCCAGCGACGTGACCGCCGTCGGGCTGTTCCTGAACAAGTCCCTCTTCGATGAGGCCGGGGAGAGCTACCCGACCTCCGAGGACGAGATCTGGACCTGGGATGAGTTCGTGGCCACGGTCAAGCGAGTTCAGGAAGCCACCGGCGCCAGCTTCGGCATGGTGATGGACCGGACTTCGCACCGGCTCAAGTCCTTCCTATACGAGTTCGGCTCGAACGCCTTCATCGCCGACGAGAACGACCAGTACCAGACGAACGAGAACACCAAGCCCGCGCTCGAGTACTTCTACGGGCTCAACGACGACTCCTTCATGCCCCGGTCCGTATGGCTCTCCGACGGTGACCCGAACGCGCTGTTCAAGAGTGGTGACGTGGTCTCCTACTACTCGGGCTCGTGGCAGATCGCGGACTTTGAGGAGAACATCGCCGACTTCGAGTGGGTCTCGGTCTACCTTCCGGTCCAGCCGGTGCGTGCGACGAACTACGGCAACGCAGCGTCGATCGTGGTGTTCGAGGGCGAGCAGTCCGATGCTGCCTACGAC
Protein-coding sequences here:
- a CDS encoding LacI family DNA-binding transcriptional regulator, with amino-acid sequence MATIEDVAKRAGVAASTVSYVLSGKRSISAATRTKVQTAIAELGYHPHAGARALASARTNVLALMVPLPLLPGTQTLRPDIDVNVLMQFVAGIAPRARALGYDVLLLTDDDPGAAERVWAGSTADAIITMSIQAEDPRVEALSRAQMPAILIGLPDDPHGLSCVDFDFENAGRLAIRHLAARGHRRIAMVGPPTTTFERRMSFTERMVRGLREQSGLAGVQFSIAPTAARRDSVAAALAPVLEGPDRATALVVHHEAALPSVLDVLRDRHWTVPQDISVIAVCPPSIAEQQAAPLSSIDVPAQAIGAAAVDMAVAALRGGATSETRLVRAELTERGSTGAPPA
- the yicI gene encoding alpha-xylosidase, producing the protein MKFTDGYWQTMPGVEILRPRAIESVVNSGDHLLVHASTAPLRHRGDTLNRPMITIRVDAPAEGVIGVRIEHFTGRREHGPRFALAGTDAGPQVDVPASGPATLTSGGLTARVATEGPWSLELVRTDGTVLTTATDRGTAFIATPEGPFVREQHALGIGEHLYGLGERFGPLVKNGQSVDIWNADGGTASEQAYKNVPFHLSDRGYGVFVDHPERVSYEIGTEVASRTQFSVPGQRLQYYVIDGPDPKDVLRRYTALTGRPARVPTWSYGLWLSTSFTTDYDEATVTSFIDGMAERDLPLSVFHFDCFWMRQFHWSDFVWDPATFPDPEGMLARLHERGLKVCVWVNPYIAQRSHLFAEAAEQGFLVTTPEGDVWQWDMWQAGMGLVDFTNPQAWEWFQDKLRVLLGQGVDAFKTDFGERIPTDVVWHDGSDPQRMHNYYAQLYNQCVFELLEAERGEGDAVLFARSATAGGQQFPVHWGGDCESTFTAMAESLRGGLSLAASGFGFWSHDIGGFEGTPEAAVFKRWVAFGLLSSHSRLHGSSSYRVPWAFDEEAVAVTRHFTHLKHRLMPYLARAGQIASTEGIPVMRPMVVDFPDDRSVTAADTQYMLGGDLLVAPVFDERQVEYYLPEGTWTQVPSGERVTGGRWVRETHGFDSVPLLARPGSVIAFGARTDRPDYPYADGVELHAFDLTEGAEVVVQVPTPDGGACAAEFTVRRLAGHLEATLVRGAAHDWALVHRGERHRADGPVLTVPIAD
- a CDS encoding GH1 family beta-glucosidase, which produces MTAFPPDFVWGSATAAYQVEGAATEGGRGPSIWDVFSHTAGTTLNGHTGDVAIDHYHRMRDDVALMTQLGLQAYRFSISWPRVQPGGRGEPNAEGLAFYSGLVDALLEAGITPVVTLYHWDLPAELQEDGGWTNRETASAFADYARIVARALGDRVAVWTTLNEPWCSAFLGYASGVHAPGVTDPVSALRAAHHLNLAHGMAAAAIRAELGPDTTIAVSLNTHVTRPADAARPGDVDAVRRLDAVGNRIFLDPMLRGHYPADLLDDLAHLTDFSFVQEGDTALIHQPIDLLGVNYYCTGEAREFRGGARATSTAHGDSAHSPWVGADDVEFLPMSGPQTAMGWNIDPDGLVELLHRLHEDYGVPLVVTENGAAFEDVVSPGGTVHDADRIAYLHGHIEAVGKAREAGVDVRGYFVWSLFDNFEWAYGYERRFGIVRVDYETQRRTLKDSAHWYARLVASGELPVPMRPTV
- a CDS encoding glutamate--cysteine ligase encodes the protein MGDEITTHTFSREERQRYREKVRRCLDVFEGMLSTHHFADAPSRSGLEIELNLVDAEYQPAMRNAQVLAEIADPAFQTELARYNIELNVPPAELPGDAMLDLERRLRQHLDVADERAQRRGASIAMIGILPTLRPEHLTGNWMSANPRYQALEEAVFAARRENLDLDISGPEPLRMATGTIAPESACTSVQLHLQVSPGDFAAHWNAAQLLAGPQLALGANSPFLFGKQLWAETRTELFLQATDTRSPELRNQGVRPPVFFGEGWITSIFDLFEENVRYFPALLPECTDEDPEAELAAGRTPRLQELRLHNGTVYRWNRPVYDVVDGEAHLRVENRVLPAGPTVVDVLANAAFYYGALEMLAREERPPWTRISFAAAHDNFTAGARDGVEAQMYWPGYGEVPWDELVLRHLLPLAAEGLARRGVSQHVIDRYLPIIEARCKLRRNGAWWQTQTVAALEQRGASRTDALTQMLQHYLAGMHSNEPVHTWDVPA
- a CDS encoding alpha/beta fold hydrolase, translated to MLAATWYGPEVTEPLVLLHGFPFDSRMWETTVAAMPTAGVLTIDAPGFGASPAIDGGLEDYADAVAQTLAHRGVRRAIVAGLSMGGYTALAFAERHPGRLAGIGLLDTKAGADPEPARENRLRVAEAALGPEGPAAVAPMIDALIAPDAAGEVRATVTRWLEEAPPSGIAWAQRAMAARPDRLSALENLRVPALVLRGSEDALASRVDHETMARALGTDVVEVTGAGHMSAIETPSSVADALSDLTNRSRSAA
- a CDS encoding ABC transporter substrate-binding protein encodes the protein MNPILGRRQVLAGGLASGAAVVGLSACNSGGGDGGGGNGTDVGTLQFYLSGDANQGGGYAHMAEKYTEETGVQIEIVDVANDDLQTRLSNAALANDLPALARIGAVDPQWKDATRDLAEIAEASGALTDLSVVDESGKVLSLPSDVTAVGLFLNKSLFDEAGESYPTSEDEIWTWDEFVATVKRVQEATGASFGMVMDRTSHRLKSFLYEFGSNAFIADENDQYQTNENTKPALEYFYGLNDDSFMPRSVWLSDGDPNALFKSGDVVSYYSGSWQIADFEENIADFEWVSVYLPVQPVRATNYGNAASIVVFEGEQSDAAYDFINWLYQSENYTELSETSGFLPAVEGVEISYENNQEFFDLYNAEIAASDPIVGEVKAQELLFQAEGIFIEGDPVRDEVVKYLNDEQDVDATIANINEQLTAALAAIR